The DNA segment AGATACTTTCTACATCTGGTAGATCTGTCGGCTCTATACTGCAGCTGAGACCTGTTATTAAACAATATTCTAACATAGAAAATCTAACTGGCCTTTTACGCACGACCATCCAAAAATCATCACTACCGTTATCAACTATCTGGCTACTCATTAGATACCACATAATTTGACTTGAAACATTAAAATCTCGGTGATACCTAACGAGGTTACCAAATGGTGACTGATCAAAAAACGTTGCTATTTCCTCGTTGTTCAGATAGTTATGAATCTTCTGGGCAGTCTCTTTATATCTCGACTCAATTGTCAATTTCACACGAAAAATTGCATTTCTGCCCAGTTTTGTTGGCAAATATAcctatgaaaaaataaaaataaaacaaatacattagaacaataaaaaataaatactgaATCATGGATCAAACAAATCTATGTATCTAGCCAAGCTCAAGTGAAACCCAAGCGTGGGTCAACCCAAGGCTTGGGTTTACCCAAGGAAggcttgggttgacccaagctttgggtcgacccaagccctGGGCAGAGCTTGGGTCAACCCagggcttgggtcgacccaagctttgggttgacccaaagcttgggtcgacccaagccctACCCAAGCTTTGGGTCAACCCaaagcttgggtcgacccaagccctGGGCTGACCCAAGCTTTGCCCagggcttgggtcgacccaagctacCCAAACCTTGGGttccttgggtcgacccaagccctTGGATAAACCCAGAGTTTGGGTTGACCCAgggcttgggtcaacccaagctACCCAAACCTTGGGTTCCTTGGGTCGACCAGGGTGACTCAAGCCTTGGGTTAACCCAAGACACCTAAGACCcagtaaatataaattttttaaatattatcagATCCTTGTTAGCCATTTGATTCATGGAATTTGATATGTGTTGGATGAGAATGGAtttagagagaaaaaaaaagtgaCCTGCGAAAAGGGGGAGGGAGAATGGAGATGAGAGAAGGAAGATGGGTGAAAACTGGGAACGTTGGATAATGAAATATTTGGTAGAAACAAATAgatttaagttttttaaaaaagttaaataaaaggatatattaataatttaaacaatGAATCCTTCTTTTTAAATACGATAGAATGCACTCCCTTTTATCTAAATTTCCCGAAAATCGAACAAAGAATGCTTCGACAGTGAAACTCTTCAAATTTCACAGTTCCCAATGGCCGGAAATCCCCTTTGTCCACCTCCTCTACAGCTACTGTGAAAAGCAGCTGTATATGGAAGCGGTGGCGGAAGGGCTTTGGAATCTGGCGGAGCAGCACGAGCAGAGGAAGGAGATAGGGAAGGCGGTGAAATGCCTCGAAGCCATTTGTCAAAGCCCTGTTTCTTTTCTCCCAATTATCGAAATCAAGACCCGCCTTCGAATCGCTACTCTACTTCTCAAGCACTCCCATAATGTCAACCACGCCAAAGCTCATCTTGAACGCTCAGTATGCCTTTCGTTTTCTGCTGCCTGTgcttttgcaatattttgttgtatttgctAAATCTTGAGTTTTACTACTTTACCTTTCATTTACCATGTTCTATGCAAAATTACCTGTTTTTCTCTCTGCACCGTTTGTTAGAAAACCCTGCATTTGTATTTTTTAGATTAGATTTGTATCCTTTGTCACAACATCTCTTAATATCGTGGAATTTATGCTAAACAAAACATTGATTGCTCAGGTCCAAGGTTCCCGTGTATAAAATTCAATTGCTTGGCAAAAGTGTTCTTTCATTTTCTGATCCACTGTTAACTGCTGCAGCAACTTCTCCTGAACTCTATTCCTTCTTGCTTTGAGCTCAAGTGCAGAACATATAGTCTGTTGAGTCAGTGCTACCATCTAGTGGGAGCGATTCCTTCACAAAAACAGATGCTGAAGAAGGGTTTAGAACTTTCTGCAAGTTCTGGAGATGGGTATGCACTATATATGGTATTTGTGCACTCTTTCTGTTTTCAATTTCTGCTTATTGGTCCTATAATAGGTACCTCTAGGTATCATTTTAGAGCAGGTGGGGGATCCTCATATTAAATTCAAATTATAGAGATATAATCTTAAACAATACCATTGAGAACCTACTGAATATGTTGATCTTGGAAAATGCACATCCTGGCCTAAGTAAAAATGTCCCTCGGTCTAATCACCCAAATTCACAATAACCTACTGTAGTACTATATTTTTTTCGTTGTTGCTTTAGATGGAAAGCAGTTGAACAGAACCTCTTTTTGCTGTGAATGACAAGACTGCTATTTTAAGTCTTTAtatttcccttaaaatcactcTAATTTCTGAACATTTAGCTTCAGTGGTTTAATGTTTTGTCATATTTGCCTTGTCTTGAGTTTCAGAAAGCAGTTGTGTAAGCTTCATTATTACTTATAATAGAAACTAATAATAGTAGCAGCAACACCACACTGAAATCTTATATTTTCTGAAGAGGAATGAAGAATCATTTACGTAGCATTCGAAAGATGTTATCATCCAATTTTTGAGTCTATTATGCTCTTGATTATTGAGCTCTTTGGTTTTATTCTAGATGTAACAGTAACGGTATTGCCTTCATGAATATCTGAAGGCTAAAAGTTATCCTTTGGAATCATTCTGCGATGTTTCTGTTTTATCTGATATTGGATTTCTTCTAAGAATATACTTTCCATAATGCTATTAGTATCACTTGAAAGCGCTGCTTGTGTGAGGAAGGATAAAAACTTTGAGTTTGATATCTTCTTATGCCTTTGCAAGCATGATTTTAACCCTAAGGTATGCCTATTCTTATGCCTAATCATAAGTTTGTGCTCTAAACCTGCTATGGATTGCTCATTGAAGGTTTGTGGGAAGATTATGGTCTTGCAACTTCATTTCTCAGCTTGCAAATGCCTTGGTAATTGAAGGGGACTATAATGGGTCGATTTCAGCTTTACAACAGGGACTTGCTTCTGCAACAGAGATGTGTTATCCGGAATTGCAGGTCCTCCTCTCAAAATTGAGAATCAATAAATATATTGATGGTAAAAGCATTGCAGTTTGGATTAATAAAGAACTGTTTTGCTGGAAGTTTAAATCACTCGTATCACGTGATCTCAATACAATTGTggtggtgttttatttacttaaTTGTTTTGGCAAGCCTATTAGCTATTCATGTACCATTCATCTCGAAAGTCTATGAtgtgtttttatttatattaagcAATGgtcattttattatttaatttttcgtCCAATAGTTATGTTTTTTATATGATCAGTTCTTTTAGCTGTGCAGATGAGCGTCTAATTCTGTTTTTTGCTGTGTGGATCAGATGTTCTTTGCTACGTCCTTGTTGCATGTGCATGTGATGCAGTGGGACAACACAAGTCTGGTAGCGGAATCTATTGCTAGATGCAATGTGGTATGGGAATCTGTAGAGCCAGATAAGGTAAGAAAGTcctcaagatttttatttttgttttaacttCCTTCTCTAACTCTCTACTGTTTCTAACTGGCCTACACCAATTTGACTCAGAAACTGTTTTCGAATCGTGTGATTGATATATTCGATATCTCGGAAAACTGTCCAATCCTAGTTTCTGTTGTATTAGTTGTTGAGTCTTTTCACTTCTAATTTGTTGGGGGATTTACTGTTCTTATGAAAGTCCACGTTGCACACAGCACAAGTATTCACCATCAGTCTGACTTTTAGACCATTCTGCTGCCAAGATAGACTTTAGGTGTGCGGCATACTATGCTCTCTTTATCTGTAATTTAATCCCCTGTTTCCTCATTGGGTTGATTGCAGATAATATTCCAAAGTGTTCTTTGACAAAATCCTTAACTATCATATTTTATGGGAAAACTGAAGTATAAAAATACAAAAGAACTTCTACTTTTTAACTCACTGTCCGTCTGTGCCTTAATTCAAAAGGGAGCAGCCAAAATTGGGTGAGAGCATACACAGTCCTCGACTGGTTTACAAGTAAGAATAAAAGACTTTGAGAACTTAGCACAAAATGATCCTAGCTTGAATGAGTGTGCTATATCAGTTGTTGTGAACTTGTGATCTTGAAAGTTCGACTGAAAACTTGAATGCAAAGATAGCTTAGAATGCGTAGAAAGTTGGAGAGGTTCTTCGACCGATCTTCATGCCTATTTATATGCATCGATTGTAACGGTTATAAATGTATTCAAAAATATCTGTTCCTCACGATAAATATCCGTCGCTTTGTGTTGTGATTCTTGTAgataatttttgaaagaaagtACATTTTGCGCACTGTCACTGTTGCGGCATCTACAATGTACGATGTTTATATTCCCTAAATAGCTAACAGACAAATCTGAAGTCTTCTGAGTATGTTGAGAATGTTTTAAATATTAAGACTGACGTGCTTGAATACCGCTGATATGTGTCATTCGTCTTTAACTTCAGTTCCGATTAGATCAATCGAGTATCCTTGACTAGTCGAGAATAACTTTCCTGTTAAGATTAAGTCAAGGTGCCTAGTTCAGTCGTAGTTTTCAGTCGTCAAATACTCTGCTTTATCCAGTTTTGGATTACATGAAAGTTTCAGTCGTCTAGTCTAGTCTACTAATTCCAATTGTGGTTTAAGGAGTAGTTCACCGACTTCAATTCACTTGTCCAGTTTAGTAACTCAGGTCAGTTGCCTAACTTCGTCCAGTTGAGTTACTTaactttatatcttatttgTGCCTTAGAAAATTTTGTTTAACACCAAAACTTTATAATTGGTTTCCCAACATATAGTTTTGTTACAAATAAAATTCTGCAGAGTAGGGATTACAACGAATCCAATCCCAAGAAATCAGTGATAATATCTTTCCAGATATATCCATATCATGGCATAGCATAAGTTCCAATCTCACAATTGTCTAATACTAGTCAATAAACTGAACATAAATGTCAGTCTTTCTTAATTCAGAGGACCTCAGCCTTGTCCTTGTGTAAGGAACTTCTGTTTGACGGCTAGCTAGAGTTTCTTTTGTTTATCATCCCTCACACCTGTGTAGGGGCAGAGCTACTTTAGGGGCTAGATAGGGTAAACCTAGCCCCTTGGCTTAGTGTACCAGATCAGTGTTTTAAATAGCGCGCCACGTAGCGCGCTATAGCGCATTTTTATGGCGTAGCGCTACATAGCGCTATAGCGCATTTTTATGGCGTAGCGCTACATAACGCTATTCTCAGGAAAAGCGCGCTATAGCGCAAATAGCGTGCGCTATAGCGCAAATAGCGTGGGCTATTTGGGCAAAAAATAAAGGCTCATAATTGGCATATTTTGACCAAAATTAAAGGTTCAAACAAGCAACTTTGGGTCTTGTTAATGTGGAAAAGGACCATATGGATGTTGAAACTATATTTTGGAATCTAATGATTAATTATTATGGTTTAATGGCTAATTATATCAATGATTTACCTATATATAagtatttttctattttttattaaataaattaaataattgtcACGCACGAATAGCTTGCGCAATGCGCTACGCTATTTACACTACGCTATGATAGGACAAAAACGCTACGGGCAAACgcaacgctttttaaaacacTGGTGTGCATATATGGGTATGGCTTTTAAGAAATCCAGTCCTTGAGCTTGATCCATATATATGTTTTGTTTATGTGTTTAGAATGTCTTGCTCATGGCTTAGAATGCATATACATGGTCATGGGTTTAACTTTTAATTCTCAATCTAGTCCATGTACTTTGTGTGTGCGTGTGGCTAATTGaaacaatatttttcataaaataatattttgtccAGTTATCTTCATCCTCTTGAATGGATTGACTGTTTGAGCATAGACAAAGAATGAAGCATAACATCTAATGGCAATACACACATTATATGACTTTTGATAGAGATTGTATTCTGCATATACATCCATGAACTTCATTTGCAAGTCTATATCCATTATAATATAAGcgaattataaatattttcttttccttcttggAAGATCTTGCGCTACTATCTGCTGAAATTGAGAATTTTTCTTTCTTGTGTGCCATGTTCCATGTGTTCAAATGAGACAGCAAAAACAGTGCCTCGGCTTACTGTTCTATCATGAGCTTCTGCACTTGTTTTACCTCCTCCGGACATGTGACTACAAGAATGCTGCTGTTGGCATTGATAAATTGGACGCTGTTATGAAGTCTGATTTACTGAGAATGCAGCATGTTCAAGAACTAACCATTGAACTTGATTCAGTAAATAATAGCCTCCTTCATTCTGATTTGAACCACAGAGACAGAAATGCTCTTACTAAAAAACAAGCTAAGCTTAAAGAACAGATCGGCAGTTATAGTGGGATGAGTTCATTTGGGAAAACAACTTTGGAACCTGCGTATTTTGGAAATGTGAAGAGAGCATGGGCTGAGAAGCTTGAGTTGGCCTTGCCTCCGATTGATGGTGAGTGGCTGCCAAAAGGTGTGGTCTATGCATTGGTAGATCTTATGGTTGTGGTCTTTAGTCGACCAAAAGGACTATTTAAGGAGTGTGGAAAGAGGATTCAATCTGGAACGCAAATCATTCAAGGTTCGTTTTGAAAAGTAAAACACATTTTTAGTATCATTCTTTGTACCTTCTGCATTATGACAATTATTTTCCAAGACCAAAGCATATCAAAACCGCATTGGACACCTCAAACTTCTAACGAGCCCTTTGTCTTATTTTTAGAGGAACTGGTTCAACTGGGCATTACCGATGGTGTCAAAGGTGAGTTTTGTGATTGCATTATATATCTGAAATAATAGAATGAAGTATGTTTCAGAGGCATGGGTTTTAGCTTCAGTCAGGAGCACTAGGCTCCAAACGAACAAAGAATTATCATCTCTGCTAATGGCGACTGGTTTATGAAAATGATCTGTTACATAGTGATTAGCAAATATATCTTAGAAGTCTTACATATCTTTTCTCAAAATGTACTGGATGCCAGAAGCGGAATTGCAACATTCAGCAATTTGGATTGCCGGTGTGTACTTGATGCTGCTCATGCAGCTCCTTGAAAATAAAGTAGCAGTTGACCTTACACGAAG comes from the Henckelia pumila isolate YLH828 chromosome 1, ASM3356847v2, whole genome shotgun sequence genome and includes:
- the LOC140878606 gene encoding sister chromatid cohesion protein SCC4, whose amino-acid sequence is MEAVAEGLWNLAEQHEQRKEIGKAVKCLEAICQSPVSFLPIIEIKTRLRIATLLLKHSHNVNHAKAHLERSQLLLNSIPSCFELKCRTYSLLSQCYHLVGAIPSQKQMLKKGLELSASSGDGFVGRLWSCNFISQLANALVIEGDYNGSISALQQGLASATEMCYPELQMFFATSLLHVHVMQWDNTSLVAESIARCNVVWESVEPDKQKQCLGLLFYHELLHLFYLLRTCDYKNAAVGIDKLDAVMKSDLLRMQHVQELTIELDSVNNSLLHSDLNHRDRNALTKKQAKLKEQIGSYSGMSSFGKTTLEPAYFGNVKRAWAEKLELALPPIDGEWLPKGVVYALVDLMVVVFSRPKGLFKECGKRIQSGTQIIQEELVQLGITDGVKEAELQHSAIWIAGVYLMLLMQLLENKVAVDLTRSEFVEAQEALVQMQNWFVRFPTILQDCESTVETLRGHYAHSVGCYREASFHFLEAFKLTRSKSTQAMCNIYAAVSFICLGDAESSSKAVDLIGPVMGVIDSFVGMREKTSTLYTYGFLLMRQQNVQEARLRLASGLQMTHTFMGNLQLVSQYLTLLGNLALSLHDTVQAKEILRSALTLAKKLNDIPTQNWVLSNLTALYQQSGEKQSEMENVEYQRRKVEDLQQRLASARISIHHNELISKVKLQAPQLNESNIKRSMVGPSQSVGLDIPESIGLSAPWPTRSSARLMDVDIARLGKRKI